In one window of Planctomycetia bacterium DNA:
- a CDS encoding AIM24 family protein: protein MLFNKQASSSCMKGITMADFTVHQLEGTRYVEAHLNHESVRLEAGSLCYMTGDISVYSPVIPSMGGLITSVLADEAMHRPVYSGTGIITMESSLGGFHVLQLNGESWILERGAYWASEGSIKLSYHREPIMTAIWAGEGFIYLQTKVSGYGKVVVCTKGPTEIIQLEKGKKFVAEGRYVICRTGDVSFKIKRLTKNYLGRYSSGEKLVREYEGTGKILLNPGHYWRYSMKHREAIAGV, encoded by the coding sequence GTGCTTTTCAACAAACAAGCATCATCCAGCTGTATGAAGGGAATAACGATGGCAGATTTCACAGTTCATCAGTTGGAAGGCACAAGGTATGTTGAAGCACACCTTAACCATGAATCCGTTCGGTTAGAAGCCGGTTCGCTGTGTTACATGACAGGTGATATCAGTGTCTATTCTCCTGTGATCCCTTCGATGGGAGGGCTGATTACTTCGGTGCTGGCTGATGAAGCGATGCATCGACCGGTATATTCCGGAACGGGTATCATAACCATGGAATCGTCTTTGGGTGGGTTCCACGTACTTCAATTGAATGGTGAATCCTGGATCTTGGAACGTGGCGCGTATTGGGCTTCGGAAGGGAGCATCAAACTGAGTTATCACCGGGAACCCATCATGACGGCAATCTGGGCAGGAGAGGGCTTCATCTACTTACAAACCAAAGTCAGCGGTTATGGAAAAGTCGTGGTATGTACGAAAGGCCCCACCGAAATCATTCAATTGGAAAAGGGCAAGAAGTTTGTCGCAGAAGGCAGATATGTCATTTGCAGGACTGGGGATGTATCCTTTAAGATTAAACGCTTAACCAAGAATTATCTTGGTCGTTACTCATCCGGGGAAAAATTGGTTCGCGAATATGAGGGGACTGGAAAGATTCTTCTTAACCCAGGCCACTATTGGCGTTATTCCATGAAACATAGAGAAGCTATTGCTGGTGTATGA
- a CDS encoding DUF4239 domain-containing protein, translating into MFFWLYDYPNEVMAGIITGTFVAFYWIGCILIRPILRLFARTRGSNEIVGYILSCFGVFYGLLVGLIAVAAYQNYTQVETTVQKEATALTALFYDVSAYPDPFGQNLRWLLRDYNRYVIKYAWPLQRKGIIPKGGIARVNAFQQKLLEFEPKTKGEEIIHAEALHQFNVFLEYRTQRLQSVTTNIPAVMWYVVIVGAMVNLAFVWLLDMKFLTQLILGGLLAFFLGTMISLIVALDNPFRGDLSIGTDAFQNVAQIMMEE; encoded by the coding sequence GTGTTCTTCTGGCTCTACGATTATCCCAATGAAGTTATGGCGGGTATCATTACCGGTACCTTTGTCGCCTTTTATTGGATCGGATGCATTCTGATTCGCCCTATTCTGAGACTATTCGCACGAACACGCGGTTCCAACGAGATCGTCGGTTACATCCTATCATGCTTCGGCGTGTTTTACGGTTTGCTAGTCGGCTTGATCGCTGTCGCTGCGTATCAGAACTATACCCAGGTAGAAACAACTGTCCAAAAAGAAGCGACGGCCTTAACTGCTCTGTTCTATGACGTTTCAGCTTATCCTGATCCTTTTGGGCAAAATCTCCGCTGGCTGCTACGAGACTACAATCGATATGTCATCAAATACGCCTGGCCTCTCCAACGAAAAGGGATCATACCTAAAGGTGGCATTGCACGAGTGAATGCCTTCCAGCAGAAACTTCTTGAGTTTGAACCCAAAACCAAGGGTGAGGAGATCATTCATGCTGAAGCGCTTCATCAGTTTAACGTGTTTTTGGAATACCGCACTCAACGATTGCAGTCGGTAACCACGAATATTCCCGCAGTGATGTGGTATGTAGTCATTGTCGGAGCCATGGTCAATTTGGCTTTTGTTTGGTTGCTTGACATGAAATTCCTTACACAGTTGATCCTTGGTGGTCTTTTGGCATTTTTCCTTGGAACCATGATTTCCTTAATCGTGGCGCTTGATAACCCTTTTCGTGGTGATTTGAGTATTGGTACGGATGCGTTCCAAAATGTCGCTCAGATCATGATGGAAGAATAA